The Alcaligenes faecalis sequence GCGGCTTCTTTCACTTGTTATTTCATCTTGGCCTTGAGGCCAGCCAGTGCCTTCGCGTCTGGTTCGCAGGAATAGGAAAACGTGCACAGTCGTCATTCGGTCGTTCGCCCTCATATCATGCTGCTTATTCACTCTTTGGGTGGGGGCGGGGCAGAACGTGTTGCCGTCGATTTAAGCGCAGCCTGGCTGGCGCGTGGTTATCGAGTGTCTTTGGTGACCCAGGCTGGCCGTGATAGGGATGCATATACCGTGGCAGAGGGCGTAGAACGTCACGTGTTGGGGACGGCAGGCAGTAGCCGTGGCCGTCTGGATGCCTTGTGGAAGAACTGGCGCCGAGTGCGCCGGGTTCGCTCGTTGATACGCCAGACCAAGCCCGATGTGGTGCTGGGCATGATGACAACCTCCTCTGTGCTGGCCATTTCCGCCGCCAAAGGCTTGCCCTGCAAGGTGATTGCGACCGAGCATACGCATCCTCCGTCCCAGTCCTTGTCCTCTTTCTGGCAAAAGGCCCGTTTGCGTACTTATCCGCAAGCCCATGCGGTGATCGCGTTGACGGCTGGTACCGCAGACTGGTTGCGCGAGCATGTGCCCGGTAGTCAGGTGCAGGTGATCCCCAATGCCGTGCGCTGGCCTATGGACCGAGCCGAGCCAGTAGTGCCGGTGCCCGAGCGGCCAGAAGGACGCAAACGCTTATTGGCCGTAGGGCGACTGCACCCGGTCAAGGGTTTTGACACCCTGATCGAATCCTTTGCTTTGTTATCCAACTATTTTCCCGACTGGGATCTGCTTATTTTGGGCGAAGGCGAACAACGCGCTCCCCTGGAGGCACGGATTGCGGAACTGGAGCTGCAAGAGCGGATTGCGTTGCCCGGTCGGGTCGGCAATATGGCGGATTGGTACGAACAGTCTGATCTGTATGTGCTTAGCTCTCGTATGGAGGGTTTGTCCAACAGTTTGCTGGAAGCCATGGCCAGTGGTCTGACGGCGGTCGCCTTTGATTGCGACACCGGTCCGCGTGAGATCATCCGCGCCAATATCGACGGTGTCTTGGTACGCCCGATCGAGGATGTGGAGGCTCTGGCAGCGCATTTATCCGATCTGATGTCCAACGAGGACAAACGCCAGAGGCTAGCGCGCCGTGCCACCGATGTGCGCGACCGCTTTTCCTCGGCTCGGGTTCTGGCGCTGTGGCAGCAAGTATTGGAACAGTGTTGGCGTCGGCCTTAAAATGGCGCTTTTCTTCGTGCCAGCAGGCTCAAACTACCCGGTCGATGAGCCCATGGAGGCCCAGTGAATATTCTGTTTTTCGTCAGCTCTTTGAACGCAGGTGGTGCCGAGCGTGTTGCCTCTACCTTGGCCAATGCCTGGGGGCTGCGGGGCGATCAGGTCACCCTGGTGCCGACCTATAGCGGTGGAGGCAGTGCGTTTTACCCTATCGACTCCAAGGTGGAACTGGTGTGGCTGGCCCATCGCATGCGGGGCAGTTGGCTGCCCAAGCCTTTGGCCAAGCTGCGCGCCATGCGCAAGCTGGTGCGTGAAAAACAGCCTGATGTGATTGTGTCTTTTCTGACCAATGTGAATATCAATGTCTTGCTGGGGCTGGGAGGCATGGGTGTTCCTATTGTGGTGGGTGAACGCACCAACCCGGCCTTTAGCAGCAGCGCAGGCAAGCTCTTGCAAAGCCTGCGCCGCCGTCTGTACCCCAAGGCACAGGTGGTCACCGTTCAGACCCGCGCCAGTGTCGCGGCGTTTCAGGCCATGGTGCCGGGCATGAAGCAGGTCATGGTTGTGCCTAACCCCTTGCCGCAAGCTTTGAATGCCGTGCAACGCGAGGTACGGGTAGAGGAAAATCGTCATTGCACCTTGATGGCGATGGGACGCCTGGTGCCTTCCAAGCGTTTTGATGTCTTGATCC is a genomic window containing:
- a CDS encoding glycosyltransferase family 4 protein, which translates into the protein MLLIHSLGGGGAERVAVDLSAAWLARGYRVSLVTQAGRDRDAYTVAEGVERHVLGTAGSSRGRLDALWKNWRRVRRVRSLIRQTKPDVVLGMMTTSSVLAISAAKGLPCKVIATEHTHPPSQSLSSFWQKARLRTYPQAHAVIALTAGTADWLREHVPGSQVQVIPNAVRWPMDRAEPVVPVPERPEGRKRLLAVGRLHPVKGFDTLIESFALLSNYFPDWDLLILGEGEQRAPLEARIAELELQERIALPGRVGNMADWYEQSDLYVLSSRMEGLSNSLLEAMASGLTAVAFDCDTGPREIIRANIDGVLVRPIEDVEALAAHLSDLMSNEDKRQRLARRATDVRDRFSSARVLALWQQVLEQCWRRP
- a CDS encoding glycosyltransferase family 4 protein, which encodes MNILFFVSSLNAGGAERVASTLANAWGLRGDQVTLVPTYSGGGSAFYPIDSKVELVWLAHRMRGSWLPKPLAKLRAMRKLVREKQPDVIVSFLTNVNINVLLGLGGMGVPIVVGERTNPAFSSSAGKLLQSLRRRLYPKAQVVTVQTRASVAAFQAMVPGMKQVMVVPNPLPQALNAVQREVRVEENRHCTLMAMGRLVPSKRFDVLIRVFAGLAAEYPEWKLKIWGDGPQRAQLVQQIAMSGAADRIELAGKTAQPWQEMARSHAFVMTSEVEGFPNVLLEAMAMGLPAVTVDCPSGPREISSDGKDALLVPVGDEGALTAALAELMGDGVFRGVLGRRAAAAVRQRYELEQVLLNWDQVFQAARGGIEEGAKA